GATCGGAATAAATAACAAACCTTGACCAATCTCATTCTCGATACCAAGCTCTCAAACCTTGCTCAGTAGCCTCTGCTCCATTTCCCACTCTCCCGCCTTTCTCTTTGGCTCAGTTCGTTTGATGAAATAAACAGGGTGGGAAAATGGGATGTTTTCTGTGAAAATGCCAATAATGGTCGTTTGGTTGCCGTGGGCCTGGGGTGGTAAACTACCATACAAAGTCACAAACTTTAAGGTTTTTGTAATACCTGTTGGCTCATGTGGCATCTtaatgggaaaattacatgattacccacttatgagtttctctttacaaaattacccaccaaaaggttcagttaacaaaaataactaaaattaggtttccttttacataattacccacttaaagtttaaggtaacaaaaatacccaaaattaggtttgggtttacaaaactacccactcaaagttttaatgataaaaaaatacatgattatatgtagaagatgaagaatcactattttgggtagttttgtaaacccaaacttgatttttggCAATTTTGTTAAccgaaactttgggtgggtaattttataaacccaaacctaattttgggtatttttgttaataaaaaatttttgtggataattttgtaaagagaaactcataagtgggtaatcatgtaatttttttcatCTTAATTCTCCCACCCAGTGGGACTTTACGGAAtgtacaactctctctctctttctctctgtttttcttGCGGCCCAGAAGCTACATAGCTCACCGTCGTCGCCATCTTCAACCTCCCTCTCCAATGGCTTCCCACATGGATCTCCACACGAATGCAGTGTCAGATACAAATCTCCGTGAATGTTTGGGGTAATTAATCTTTCACACGGATGCAGTGTTAGATACAAAACATTTTTCTTACGATTTTATCCTCAAAAAAAATACTGATAACCGATTTGAATCGGTAAGTATCAGCTTTTTGAGATTAATGCCCACGTGATTCCCATCTGGATCATCAGAATCTATGTTTTGACTAGTATAGAATCGTACTACTTCAGCTACGGGAGGATAATCGGGGCAGGTTGTGTCTTGACCCTAGTTAGCAAAATACGCGCATCCGAacgtttaattcaaaagttcatAATTTGGCGTATCAATTCAAAAAAGCTGTTTAATACGTGGATTTTAAGGTTAATTGTATTATACATGAATAATACTCATATAATACGttacatactcaataaaacttttgggttaaaaaaaaaaaaaagagattaaacCAAATGGGCCAAATCCAGATTCCCGACCCTTGTCTTCTATCATAAACCCTAATCGATCCAAACTATAACCCTTATTCTTTCATTATctaattaaaccaaaaaaaggaggaacccTTGACCTAGTGACCCCTTCTCCTCCATATCCGTTCTCGGCGGCGAGTAACCTAGGGCAATAGGACATCAATACCCCCTGTTCTCAttatcttctccatttctcttcccatcgattgttgaaaacccaatcaacccttcttcttctccgtttctcttcccattggtagttgaaaatccaatcgagGGAGATTGCAtttgcaaataatttttaacgagAAGCAAGAAATATTCAGAAGAGATGactcacatggacaaagatggCCATGGGCGGGATTCTCTaaaaggggttgaaatgaaaacttttctaggaaatttagcatacaatcATCATTTgaattggtccaaaaattatttacaaacatagttgcagtcggacaatgtgaagaattagaaagatGGAAATGACACAGGTGTTCTCCTCCATATGTTATTGCAATATTGCATTAGAGAAATCAAAGAAGTTGAAGGGAGGGGGTTTTTGAGCCATGAAATTGATCCGTGACCGGTCTTAGATTGTACCCCCAtggaaattttaagaaaattcaAGCGCATATATGGGATGAACAATTGCAAACACTTATTCTCCATATTCGTAAACTTTGTTTTCataccaaaaagaagaagagaacatgtaAAAGTTATAAGACGAGATGAGGTTTGATTgtcttctttgttatttctaCCATACCCTTTTAGAGGTTAAACGTAACTAaaattaaatgtgaaaattcaaaagaatgggaaatgatttcaaattggaaaatcaaATTAGATTTTAGTGTATGTAAAAGCATGATAGATTAtaatttagtttcaaacaatcaCTTTTGGTCTTGGATTTTGACTCCCAAATTTTTATAGAGCAACTGTATTAAACACGTATTAAACGCATGCCGTATCATTGCCGTACATGTTTTATTGCACCAGATTTTTTTAAGCGTATTATTACCGTATAATCCATTTAATTGTTGTATGCATCCATTCCTATATTAATGCCGTTTccaaacttactaactatggtctTGACGCTTGAAtgtcttcatttttatttacaaGAATTAACCCTTGATTCCAACTTTATTACGGGATGAAAATGTCATTTTGTTTCTGATGAGGGATAGAAATGTCATAGCAGGAAACTATTCTATTCCACTTGGgacttgaaatttgaaatggTAACAGCATGAAAGAAAAATCCAtttacagaaaagaaaaaaaaaatcccttctcCCGCCCATAAATACTGACGTCATCTTTGCTTGGATTGCTTCGACCCCATCCACAGAAACTTCACCATGGAATGTTTGGTATACGCTAAAAAACAGCAGATCTGCTAAACCCTCTTATCCTACATCGGTGGTGAATCGGCAAATGGTGATGAGCAAATCGGTTCTGCACTCCGGTAGAGAGCTCTCTCCCCTCcctttatgtttttatttatttttaatttctgagccaagaaaaataaaaatttctgtGGTTCGTTTGTGTCAGGTTTCTGAAAATTCTGTGGTTCCGAGTCTTCATCACCTAAATCACCAACGTTTTGGGTCTCCCATACCTAAAAGTAAAATCACCAACGTTTTGGGTCTCCCATACCTAAAAGTACCGAAAAAAGTTGAGGCTTAGTTTTGAGCATCATCGGAGTCACTGCTGTCCGATCCCTCGGCGGCGGCAGCAGCAGCACCATCCTCACTAGGCCCCGCCGCCACATTAGCACCAGCGTGAGCAGGATTTTTTTCATAGGTCGATCTTTTCATTTCCATTTCCAATATCTCTGCCATCACCAACAAGCAATCAACTGCTCCATCCTCCATTTCAGCTTGGATGTTACGCCTGACATTTGTCACTAGATCCTCCCAAGGTAAAATTTCTTTCTCTACTTCAGTTATCTGGGACTGCATTAAAAAAGTTGTATATAGATTTAGTATAATAACAATGTAATGTATGTTGTTAATGTGTTAAACTTGTTTATTACCTGTATCCTGTGTGCTTGATTGTCAAAGAAATTTGCTTGTCAAAATTTGCCGACCTTTCCTGCATGATACATTATTATAACGTCAGTTGCTGACTTGGGGTTTATTCATTAGAAGGGGGAAAAATACTTTtagcttcttttttccttctgcAATTCTTTTGTACTCATTGGCTCGTTCAGCGGCTTTGTGGAGACTTCTCTGTCAAATAAACagaagattatatatatatatatgcttattttattttattttttttaaattttggccctgagggccggcTGGACCCCGAAATTTTTGACCccgagtcagggtcagggtgggtaagggttgatatctttggcccgcccagcccgccctgaacccaaccctgatttttttaccctgagttTAGGCCTTAGTTTTGGACTTACCCGGCTTTGGTTTTTGCCCCTGATATTGACTttagatttttgttttcttaggatgttcttctctttgtttaacatgacaatggttttgagatcttcagattgtttgccttattaggatgatctctttgtttatcatgacaaataatggaaatttttttgattatttgctttcttaggatgatttCCTCTTTGTTTATCGTAATAGGTGgaattatttgtattgtttgaattttgCTTTATGATGTTCTCATCATGACGAGTAATTTATGACTTTGtgtttttatctcctctttattatgaatattttttattttttagttatttcatattttgcaaggTTAGGGTCAAGGtatacccagcccttgatggcaaaccagggtcagggtatacccaACCCTTAATGACAAACCAGGGTCAGTGCCAATCAGGATCATCCTGGCTCGAccttgaaaaatcagggccaattagggagggtaagggttgggctgaaccctgaagggttgagcctgggttgaagttttgcggccctgagtaagggtcagggcgggtttgggcccagttaaaggaactcagggttgggctagggttttaagaagcccggcccaacccggccctgttgcacccctaatcATACAGGATCCAAGATTTACATGCAACGATTGCACAGTTACAAGGTTATAGAACATGACTGAAGAAATATTGGGTAAGAATTTCTATTGCTTATGTTTGATTATGtttctgatatatatatatatatatatatatataaagatatataatcttttgtttatttgacAGAGAAGTCTCCACAAAGCTGCTGAATAAGCCAATGAGTACAGAAGAATTactgaaggaaaaaagaagctaAAAGTATATTTTCCCCCTTCTATTGAATAAACCCCAAGTCAACAACTGACGTTATAATAATGTATCATGCAAGAAAGGTCGGCAAATTTTGACAAAGAAGCAAATTTCTTTGACAATCAAGCACACAGTATACAGGTAATAAACAAGTTTAACACATTAACAACATATATTACATTGTTATTATACTAAATCTATATACAACTTTTTTAATGCAGTCCCAGATAACTGAATTAGAGAAAGAAATTTTACCTTGGGAAGAGAGGCGAAACGCTCTCCTAAAGGACTTGGAGTTCTTTGAACGGGATCTGGTGACAAATGCCAGGTGTGACATCGAAGCTGAAATGGAGGATGGAGCAGTTGATTGCTTGCTGGTGATGGCAGAGATATTGGAAATAGAAATGATGAGAGCGACCTATGAAAAATATCCTGCTCACGCTGGTGCCAATGTGGCGGCGGGGCCTAGTGAGGatgctgctactgctgctgctgctgctgctgctgctgccgccGAGGGATCGGAGAGCAGTGACTCTGATGAGGGTCAAAACTGAGCCTCAACTTTTTTTCGGTACTTTCAGGTATGGGAGACCCAAAACGTTGGTGATTTAGGCTGATGAAGACTCGGAACCACAGATTTTTCAGAAACTTGACACAAATGAAccacataaatttttatttttcttggctcagaaattaaaaataaataaagacataaagggagggggggagagagcACTCTACCGGAGTGCATAACCGATTTGCTCATCACCCTTAGGGGCTATTCCAGCCTTGCGTGGAGATGTTTCGGTATACAAGTTATGGACTTGCGTAGAGGAGAAGGagagtttgtttctatttttgttttaagagATATTAAGTAGATCTTATTACTATTTCAGTTACTAACTAGATCTAGCATTAATTAGGtttgttatttctttccttgtttGAGTAACTTATTGTACAAGGTATAGTCCACACCATGCGTGGGACTTCTTTTGGGTCCACATTGTTTTCCTTTAAGTTAATTATGTTCAATTCTTGAACCGGTGGTTCACTGGTTAAAGTTAAGttgtttgattcaattttgagCTGTTATCTTCTTTTAGAGTTACAATAAAGGAAGGGACTACTTGTAATGGGAATGGCTAGTGGGTACGATAGTTTCTTAAAATTATATTTAGTTTATGCTATAAATAAAATTCAGGGCAGCAACTGCTGCCCTGAATTTATACTGTACAGAATTTATCCTCTTGGCTATGGTGAAGCAGTTGACATTGTGTCAAGTACaactgattggagggcaaggatccatgtagctgatcacatttagttgggataaggctgagcttTTGTTGCTGTTTGAAGCAGTGACCTGCCTTGTAGTGATTCAAGGTGTCAACTGGTGGTGAAACCAATCAAACCTTGCTATGGAAAACCCAGGTTGCAgctattttattcttttatccTCTTCGTGTAAACTCCGTTCAAAGTACATAAACTTTGCCGCTAGGGCGTTggatcttgaaacaaaaacagcaGCACCCAGGacatctctctcctattcttaTTTTGATTTCTGGTGACAGGCTCTGTTCAGGTCTGATTTGCATTATGATCTTATCTCATTTGGCAAGTCCCGCCGCTAGGGCGCTAgatcttgaaacagaaacagcagcaCCCAGGacatctctctcctattctcaTTTTGATTTCTGGTGACAGGCTCTATTCAGGTCTGATTTGCATTATGATCTTATCTCATTTGGTAAGTCCCCTGAATACATTCCTATCATTAAGTTTTAATTTTGCTGGTTGAATGATATAAGGCAACTCCGTCAGTGTTTGCTGCTGGTCCCAATCCCAAATGAAAGAGGGTTGGTGCAT
The Macadamia integrifolia cultivar HAES 741 unplaced genomic scaffold, SCU_Mint_v3 scaffold1922, whole genome shotgun sequence genome window above contains:
- the LOC122065207 gene encoding uncharacterized protein LOC122065207 — encoded protein: MQERSANFDKEANFFDNQAHSIQSQITELEKEILPWEERRNALLKDLEFFERDLVTNARCDIEAEMEDGAVDCLLVMAEILEIEMMRATYEKYPAHAGANVAAGPSEDAATAAAAAAAAAAEGSESSDSDEGQN